Below is a window of Ralstonia pickettii DNA.
CACACTCGCGCGGTGCCGTGTTCGGCGGCTATGCGTTCGGCGCGGTGCTCATGCTGCTTGCGGCCGCGGTACAGGCGTGCTGGGGGACGGCCGCTGAGCGCAAACCGCTCGAACACGTGGCTGCGCCGCTGTCGGTGGACGATAGCCAGGCTTGATCTGCGCCAAACCTGCGCCACGCGCGTCGCCATCGGTCGCCTATATACTTTCGCGCAGCGCTTTCCCGTGCATTTCCCGCTTACTGGAGACACCCATGCCTGACGCGACTTACGACAACCAGAACATCTTCGCCAAGATCCTGCGCGGCGAGCTGCCCTGCATCAAGGTGTACGAAGACGACCACACCATCGCCTTCATGGACATCATGCCGCAGGCCGACGGCCACGTGCTGGTGCTGCCCAAGGAAGGCGCGGCAGAGCTGTTCGACCTGTCCGACGATGCCGCATCGGCTGCCATCCGCACCACGCGCAAATTGGCGCGCGCCGTGCGGGCTGCGTTCACCCCGCCGGGCATCGCCATCTTTCAGCTCAACGGCAGCGCCGCCGGGCAGACGGTGCCGCACGTGCACTTTCACGTGCTGCCGCGCTACAGCGACACCCCGCTGCAACCACACGCCCGTGTCCAAGCTGACAGCGACAAGCTCAAGGCCCAAGCTGAGAAGATCATCGCCGCACTGCAAGCGGAATAAACGCCACCGTCACGGCGCAGCAGACGGCACTGCCGCGTTTGCCTGCGCCGTAATGTCGCCCGCTCATGCTCCTGTCGATAAGCCAGCCAGTCCAGGTGCTGGTCGACTGCTTCGGCCCAGCGGCAGCCGATCGCAGCATCACCATCGACGTGCAGTGCGATGCGGAGCTGCACCACAAGCCCACCCGCGCGCGCATCGACGTGGCGGTTCTACCGGGGCGGCCCCTCGCAGGCGCAATCCAATGCGCAATCAAGCCAGTCGACCGGGTTGGGGCTGACCATCTTCACAACCATCATGGACCTGCACGGTGGTAGCGTGCAGGCCAGCAGCTCGCCGGGTGGGCGGACCGGGTTCCGGCTGGTCTTTCCGGCTTGACGCAAGACTTACGTACCGATCCGCTGTGCCGACGGCGTACGCGTAGCGTCCTGCCCGTCGTCGCGCAGAATCTGCCGATATGCAGCCACGACCATCGCGCCGATAAACCGCAGCAGGCGGCGCGGGGCGTTGATGTCTTCGGTCACGGCAAAGCGCGCCGGTGTGCCTTCGACGGGCTCACCCGACAACCAGAACCGCACGCCCGCCGGCACATCGATCGATTGGCCCGGCTTGAGCCAGATGTCCTGGCGCTGATGCTCCTGCGTAACCCACAACAGCCCGGCTTGTGCGGCGATGGTTTGGGCCCGTGCCGACCGCCAACTCACCGGCACGCCCGGCCGGTCCAGTTCAAAGATTCTGATCTCGCGCATGATTGAGACTCCTGTGCCGGGGTTCGTGGTGGATTTTTATGGGGACTGCGGATCGGCACGGTCCCATCTTGAGCGGCAGCGCAACCGGTTGACATGAACAGTTGTGAACAGTTTCGCTGAACTGTTCACCATCTTTCGCGAACAGTTCATCTGCATGACCGACAGAACTGCATTTGGATATGTCAAACCGTTCGTTTTCGGCCGGGCACCGGGTGGCTAGCATGATCCATCGCCATTGCTCGGAGCCGCCATGCCAGACGATCACAACGCCGCCATCGACACCACGTTCGGCACCCTGCGCGTACGCCGCGTGGCCGGACATATCGGCGGGGAGGTGCTCGACCTCAAGCTCGACGCGGAGTTGGCGGACGACACGTTCGCGAGCCTGTATGCCGCTCTGCTCAAGTACAAGGTGTTGTTCTTTCGCGACCAGCAGCATCTGGACGATGATCGACACCAGGCCTTCGGCAAACGCTTCGGCCGCATCGTCGCCCATCCAACCGTGCCGGCGCCCACCGGCACGCAGCTGTTTGAACTGGACGCGTCAAAGGGCGGCGGCCGTGCCGACTCGTGGCACACCGACGTGACGTTTCTCGATGCGTTTCCGAAGGTGTCGATCCTGCGCGCGGTGACGATTCCCGCTTACGGCGGCGACACGGTCTGGGCCAACACGGCCCGCGCCTACGAACAATTGCCGGATACGCTCAAGCAGCTTGCCGAGCAACTCTGGGCCGTGCACACCAACGATTACGACTACGGTGCCGAGCGCACGCAGATCGACGGCGCACGCCTGCAGCATCACCGCGAGGTGTTTACCGCGTCGGTGTATGAAGCGTCGCACCCCGTGGTGCATGTGCATCCTGAGACCAGCGAACGCGCCCTGCTGCTCGGGCATTTTGTCAAGCGCTTCACCGGCCTGCCGGGAAGCGAATCGACGCGGCTGTTCGAACTGCTGCAGAACCGCGTAACGCGGCTGGACAACACCGTGCGCTGGCAATGGCGCCAGCACGACGTTGCCATCTGGGACAACCGCGCCACGCAGCATTACGCCATCAACGATTACGGCAACCAGCCGCGCCTGGTACGCCGCGTGACCGTGCATGGCGACACGGCCATCTCGGTGGATGGCAGCCGCAGCACGCAACTGCGCCGCCCCGAAGCCACCAACGACGCGCACATCGACACGCTGGTGGCAGCCTCACACTAAGATCAGGCCCCGGCCGCCTGCTGCACCAACCGGTGGTAGAAGCGGATCAGCTCCACCAGGTTGGCTTCGGTGATCCGCTCGTTGGTGCCGTGAAAGCGCGGCAGGTCTTCCGGCTTGGCGCGCACCGGCGAGAACCGATACACATGGTCGGCAATCTCGATCATGTGGCGCGAATCCGTCGCGCCGATCATCAGCCCCGGCGCCACGACCGTGCCCGGGAACAGCTCGCGCACCGTCTTGTTGATCAACTGATACGACGCCGATTGCGTGGGCGACACCGGCGAGGCTTCGCTCGAGCCGGGCAGCCGTGTCAGCTCGAACTTGCCTTTGGGCGCCGCCGCCTTGGCGGCGTCCTCCACGTGCGCGGTGACGGAGGCGATGGTGTCGCCGGGCAGCAGGCGGAAGTTGACCGTGGCCTCGGCGCGGCCGGGCAGCACGTTGTCCTTGTTGCCGGCCTGCACGATGGTCAACGCAGTCGTGGTGCGCAGCATGGCGTTGGAGCTGCCCGATGCCTCCAATTGCTTCTGGAGCAGCGGCCCGAACAGCCAGAGGTTCGACAGTGCCACGCGGCTGAAACCCTGCATCTCGGGCGCCAGCGTCGCAAACATCTCCTGCGCAACGCCCCTAATGCCCGCGGGCAATTGATCGTCATCCAGCCGCTTGAGCGTGGCGCTCATCATGGCGATGGCGCTCTGCCCTTGCGGAGGCGGCATCGACGAATGTCCCGGCGTAGCGCCCACCTTGAGCTGCACGGAGAGGAAGCCCTTCTCTGCCACGCCGATCAGCGCCGCAGGTTTGGTGAGCCCAGGCAGCACGCCTTCGGTAATCAGCAGACCTTCGTCGATCACGAAGTCGAGCCGTTCGCCGCGCGATTTCAGCAACGCGGCGATCTGCTTGGCACCGCGCTCGCCGCCCACTTCCTCGTCGGCGCCAAAGGCCAGGTGGATGGTGCGGCGCGGCTTGAAGCCGCTGGCGGCCAGCAACTCGATGGCTTCCATCTGAGAGATCAGGTTGCCCTTGTCGTCCCACGCACCGCGCCCCCAGACCATGCCGTCTTTGACGACGCCGTCGAACGGCGGCTGCGCCCAGTCGCCTTCGGTGCCGGGGGCAATCGGCACGACATCCTGGTGCGCCATCAGCATGATGGGCTTCAGCGACGGGTCAGCGCCCTTCCAGGTGTAGAGCAACGCAAAGTCGCCCACCTGCTCACGCTGCAGCACGGCGTGCGCCTTGGGGTAACGCGCCTCGAGCATGGCGTGCAGCTGGCGGAACTGGTCGGCGCTCAGTTGCGCATCGGCGGCGCTCGACACGGTGCGTGCGCGCACGGCTTCGGCCAGGTGCGCCGCAGCGGCCGGGCCATCCACCGCGACCGGCGTGACGGCCGGCACATCCAGCTGGCGCGAGTTGTGCCGCCACGTATTGACGCCCACAACCGCTGCAAGGGCCACCAGGATGACGGCGATTGCCAACAGCAAACGCCCCATCACCCGCCCCGCCGTCGCTCGGCGACGTTTGAAAGATGCATGCATCGAAGAGTCCCCTCCTTGTGATTGAACTGCCACGGTCGACCGCAAGTATCGCTCTAACTCAGACCGAGTAACCATCTACGCAAATATTCGTGGGAATGGGCCCGGTTGCCATGCTGGAATCACTGCATGTTCCTTTTGCTGCAACCGTTCCCATGAAACTGACTCAACGACTCGCCCTCGCACTCAGCGCCCTCACCATTGCCGCTGCCGCCCATGCGGCCCCACTGCGTATCGGCGTCACGCCTGGTGCGCTGGCCGATTCCGTGGAGGTGGCCGCCGCCGAAGCCCGAAAGCAGGGGCTGGACGTCAAGGTGGTGGAGTTGACCGACTGGACCACCCCGAACGTGGCACTCGCCTCGGGTGATCTGGATCTCAATTACTTCCAGCACCAGGCCTTTCTAGACAACGCGATCAAGGAACGCGGTTATGCCTTCAAGAGCGTCGGCATCGGCGTGCTGGGCAACATCGGCCTGTATTCCAGCAAGATCAAACGCCTGAGCGATTTGAAGGACGGCGCCCGCGTGGCCGTGGCCAATGACCCCGTCAACCAGGGCCGTGGCCTGTTGCTGCTGCAGAAGGCAGGGCTGATCAAACTGCGCGATGGCGTGGGTGCACGCGGCACGCTCAATGACGTGGTCGCCAATCCGAAGAAGCTGAAGTTTGTCGAAATCGAAGGGCCGCAGCTTGTACGCGCGCTCGATGACGTGGACCTTGCACAGGGCTACCCCGCGCACTTCGTCAACGCGGGCAAACCGGACGTTGCAAGCGCCGGCTTGCTGTACTCGGGCATCGACGACGAGTACTTCGCCATCCGCTTCGTTGCCCGCAACGACAACGCCAACGACCCGCGCATCGCCCGCTTCATCAAGCTGTATCAGGACTCGCCTGCCGTGCGCCAGCAAGTGCGCACGTCCTATGCCAACGACGACAAGCTCTTCACTCTGCCCTGGGTGAAACGGTGACTCGGAAGACGCCAAGGCCATGACCACACTCGTCTCAAACCCCGCACACATCTGGACCGACGAGATCGCGCCGTATGCCAGGCACGCCGATGCCGCGGTCTCCACGCCCACCGCAGGCACCATCACGTTTCGCAACGTCGGCAAGA
It encodes the following:
- a CDS encoding MetQ/NlpA family ABC transporter substrate-binding protein — translated: MKLTQRLALALSALTIAAAAHAAPLRIGVTPGALADSVEVAAAEARKQGLDVKVVELTDWTTPNVALASGDLDLNYFQHQAFLDNAIKERGYAFKSVGIGVLGNIGLYSSKIKRLSDLKDGARVAVANDPVNQGRGLLLLQKAGLIKLRDGVGARGTLNDVVANPKKLKFVEIEGPQLVRALDDVDLAQGYPAHFVNAGKPDVASAGLLYSGIDDEYFAIRFVARNDNANDPRIARFIKLYQDSPAVRQQVRTSYANDDKLFTLPWVKR
- a CDS encoding HIT family protein, producing MPDATYDNQNIFAKILRGELPCIKVYEDDHTIAFMDIMPQADGHVLVLPKEGAAELFDLSDDAASAAIRTTRKLARAVRAAFTPPGIAIFQLNGSAAGQTVPHVHFHVLPRYSDTPLQPHARVQADSDKLKAQAEKIIAALQAE
- a CDS encoding DUF2917 domain-containing protein; the protein is MREIRIFELDRPGVPVSWRSARAQTIAAQAGLLWVTQEHQRQDIWLKPGQSIDVPAGVRFWLSGEPVEGTPARFAVTEDINAPRRLLRFIGAMVVAAYRQILRDDGQDATRTPSAQRIGT
- a CDS encoding M20 family peptidase, which encodes MHASFKRRRATAGRVMGRLLLAIAVILVALAAVVGVNTWRHNSRQLDVPAVTPVAVDGPAAAAHLAEAVRARTVSSAADAQLSADQFRQLHAMLEARYPKAHAVLQREQVGDFALLYTWKGADPSLKPIMLMAHQDVVPIAPGTEGDWAQPPFDGVVKDGMVWGRGAWDDKGNLISQMEAIELLAASGFKPRRTIHLAFGADEEVGGERGAKQIAALLKSRGERLDFVIDEGLLITEGVLPGLTKPAALIGVAEKGFLSVQLKVGATPGHSSMPPPQGQSAIAMMSATLKRLDDDQLPAGIRGVAQEMFATLAPEMQGFSRVALSNLWLFGPLLQKQLEASGSSNAMLRTTTALTIVQAGNKDNVLPGRAEATVNFRLLPGDTIASVTAHVEDAAKAAAPKGKFELTRLPGSSEASPVSPTQSASYQLINKTVRELFPGTVVAPGLMIGATDSRHMIEIADHVYRFSPVRAKPEDLPRFHGTNERITEANLVELIRFYHRLVQQAAGA
- a CDS encoding TauD/TfdA dioxygenase family protein, giving the protein MPDDHNAAIDTTFGTLRVRRVAGHIGGEVLDLKLDAELADDTFASLYAALLKYKVLFFRDQQHLDDDRHQAFGKRFGRIVAHPTVPAPTGTQLFELDASKGGGRADSWHTDVTFLDAFPKVSILRAVTIPAYGGDTVWANTARAYEQLPDTLKQLAEQLWAVHTNDYDYGAERTQIDGARLQHHREVFTASVYEASHPVVHVHPETSERALLLGHFVKRFTGLPGSESTRLFELLQNRVTRLDNTVRWQWRQHDVAIWDNRATQHYAINDYGNQPRLVRRVTVHGDTAISVDGSRSTQLRRPEATNDAHIDTLVAASH
- a CDS encoding ATP-binding protein, which gives rise to MRSCTTSPPARASTWRFYRGGPSQAQSNAQSSQSTGLGLTIFTTIMDLHGGSVQASSSPGGRTGFRLVFPA